From the Amycolatopsis thermoflava N1165 genome, one window contains:
- a CDS encoding VOC family protein yields the protein MSSVRQVQITFDCAEPERVARFWCEVLGYVVPPPPEGFGSWADYDRSLPPEQRGAAFACVDPTGAGPRLFFQRVPEGKVVKNRVHLDVRAGTGLAGAERLATLQAERARLEALGATCVQVLEADEFNESCIVMQDIEGNEFCLD from the coding sequence ATGAGTTCGGTCAGGCAGGTTCAGATCACCTTCGACTGTGCGGAACCCGAGCGCGTCGCCCGGTTCTGGTGCGAGGTGCTCGGGTACGTCGTGCCACCGCCGCCGGAGGGGTTCGGCTCGTGGGCGGACTACGACCGCTCGCTGCCGCCGGAGCAGCGGGGAGCGGCGTTCGCCTGCGTCGACCCGACGGGCGCCGGGCCGCGGCTGTTCTTCCAGCGGGTGCCGGAAGGCAAGGTCGTCAAGAACCGGGTGCACCTCGACGTCCGGGCCGGCACCGGTCTCGCCGGCGCAGAGCGGCTCGCCACGCTCCAGGCCGAGCGCGCACGGCTGGAAGCCCTCGGGGCGACGTGCGTGCAGGTGCTGGAGGCGGACGAGTTCAACGAGTCCTGCATCGTCATGCAAGACATCGAAGGCAACGAATTCTGCCTGGACTAG
- a CDS encoding PepSY-associated TM helix domain-containing protein, whose product MSTTTETRPPGKRKKQPARGMTGLRVIARRIHFMAGIVVSPFLVVLSLTGLVYVFSPQIHDNLYHSQLYVNEVGATPKPVSEQVRAAMTAHPEAALRQVITSPAPDRTTRVVLSVPGLPGGDDGQARTVFVDPYTGYINGELTTAGNRMPANTWLRDLHSNLHLGEPGRWYAELCASWLPVIVLGGLVLWLAQSRRRRRTRDLFVPPRKAKGGWLRLRGLHGPLGLWLSAGLVVIAVSGLLISQFTGGRDSQENDPMRLRAPTLAAAPVVVPEGVEPIGVDRVLEIAKSQGLHGELLVTAPARAGAVYTVMERAAGIPLQRDNISIDPFTGEVTEHIGWDDYSFLAKLTSVAAEFHTGTLFGLANQIVLTVLVTGLLVLIGLGYRMWWVRSPYRGKWKALPTAAWKQLSLPMAALGFLTIVALTWVLPVFGASLLVFLAVDAGISALQRRKKPVPRAT is encoded by the coding sequence ATGAGCACGACGACCGAGACCCGCCCGCCGGGCAAGCGGAAGAAGCAGCCCGCGCGCGGGATGACCGGCCTGCGGGTGATCGCCCGCCGGATCCACTTCATGGCGGGCATCGTCGTCTCGCCGTTCCTCGTGGTGCTGAGCCTGACCGGGCTGGTGTACGTGTTCAGCCCGCAGATCCACGACAACCTGTACCACTCGCAGCTGTACGTCAACGAGGTCGGCGCGACGCCGAAACCGGTGTCGGAACAGGTCCGCGCGGCGATGACCGCGCACCCGGAAGCCGCGCTGCGGCAGGTGATCACGTCACCGGCGCCGGACCGCACCACGCGGGTGGTGCTGTCCGTGCCCGGGCTGCCCGGCGGCGACGACGGGCAGGCGCGCACCGTGTTCGTCGACCCGTACACCGGTTACATCAACGGGGAGCTGACGACGGCAGGCAACCGGATGCCGGCCAACACGTGGTTGCGGGACCTGCACAGCAACCTGCACCTCGGGGAGCCGGGGCGGTGGTACGCGGAACTGTGCGCGAGCTGGCTGCCGGTGATCGTCCTCGGTGGACTGGTGCTGTGGCTCGCGCAGTCGCGGCGGCGCAGGCGCACCCGTGACCTGTTCGTCCCGCCCCGCAAGGCGAAGGGCGGCTGGCTGCGGCTGCGCGGGCTGCACGGTCCGCTCGGGTTGTGGCTGTCGGCGGGCCTGGTGGTGATCGCGGTCAGCGGACTGCTCATCTCGCAGTTCACCGGCGGCCGCGACAGCCAGGAGAACGACCCGATGCGCCTGCGCGCGCCCACGCTGGCGGCCGCGCCGGTGGTCGTGCCGGAGGGCGTCGAACCGATCGGCGTCGACCGGGTGCTGGAGATCGCCAAGTCCCAGGGGCTGCACGGGGAGCTGCTGGTGACGGCGCCGGCGCGGGCGGGTGCGGTCTACACCGTGATGGAGCGCGCGGCCGGGATCCCCCTGCAGCGCGACAACATCAGCATCGACCCGTTCACCGGCGAGGTGACCGAGCACATCGGCTGGGACGACTACTCGTTCCTGGCGAAGCTGACGTCGGTCGCGGCGGAGTTCCACACCGGGACGCTGTTCGGGCTGGCCAACCAGATCGTGCTGACGGTGCTGGTGACCGGCCTGCTGGTCCTCATCGGACTCGGCTACCGGATGTGGTGGGTGCGCAGCCCGTACCGGGGGAAGTGGAAGGCCCTGCCGACGGCGGCCTGGAAGCAGCTGTCGCTGCCGATGGCGGCGCTGGGGTTCCTCACGATCGTCGCGCTCACCTGGGTGCTCCCGGTGTTCGGGGCGAGCCTGCTGGTGTTCCTGGCGGTGGACGCGGGGATTTCCGCGCTGCAGCGCCGGAAGAAGCCGGTGCCGCGGGCCACGTAG